agaggcaaaagttctGCATTACAACTTCAGCCTTTTACCTGGaacagccctttttgagtggggggttaAAAGCTGAGgcactatgaagtggaaaaacatccACTTTTTGGacaaagttatatggtaacatgagccacatgaagtttacagctctgttgtgtatcagtttcttagtttatacaaagtttttgaatagggtttgtttccaaataaactgaaaatgtcccactggccttcatttctattttgattatattgttaactttaataaacctcaaacatgtatacatttatttgtcccAAAAATGGTCGGACAGAGGGTTAACAGAAGTTGCACATAACAAAGATTACCATTGACTCAACTCCATAGAGAGCACCCATCAAGATCAAGTCTGATATGTAGTGTTACACTCCACAATCATGCAGTCAAATTACCACAGACTAATGTATGACACTTactcaaactttattaaaacagcACAACACATCAAGTCATGATGATAGTAACAGGTCCACTAGAAACAACAGCTCCCTCACTAGAGGTGGACACCACATCAACTGCTCTACCTGCAGAACAAGAAAGAGAAATGAAAAAGCCACTACTACACAGACAAAGGGTGTTTCTCAATACACTTCCTCATTCCTACATTCTACAACCTGGTTTCCAATTGAGCCTTCCCATCTTGTGGACATCAATTTAATGCCTATATTTTTTGTATGAGACAACATATTTAACATTCATGTTAAGACCACCTATATAAATGATCAGTGAAACCAGTTTTACAGCACTTAAGAATGTTTGTCTTCATTTTAATGTAGTAATGCTATGAACTTCACTCAATGCACTTTATAATGTAATAGAAAAGGAACTCCCTTGAGTCTAAGgttatgcagttttacttaATGCTCGGTCCTCACGTCCTTGAGGAAACAAGGACGCAAGGAACTGAGAAGCACCTCAATATTTAAACAACTTACGTTTCCTAGCACAGCTCTGCTCACAGGACCCAGAAGCAGGATGGCAGACTGCAGTACTGCAGTGAATGAAGATCTGACAAGAGAACATGAACCCTTAGTACCCTCAAAACTACAGAGGAAGTAAAAGTGTTAGGTGATCAAGTGATCATACAGTTTCCTGCAGAGGGGCCATTGATGCTGGATCCACAAATGTAAACATCTTTACAATGAAGCGTTTGTAGTGGGTTGGGAATGAAAGATCAGAAGAGCCAACCACAGGAACCAGAGTGGTCAGGTAACGATCATCCTGGTAAGGGCATCTAAAACAGAGGACTTGCAGTCAGGACTTGTTCACATCAGGCTAACTGGACAATCACTTCACATCCTACTTACCCATTAACTAGAAGGTCCCACTGGGGTAGACTGAGTGGACTCGGGGTTGATGTCGCCCAACAATGTCCCAACATTAGGACAATATTGGGGTCGGTCCGCTCCATAATGCGCACCTCAACGTACACAGGCTCTCGCAGGACCTTAGTGACTGGATATTCAGCATCACTGTAGTAGGAAGTGTACGCCTCATCCCCTGAGAAACATCATGTGTGTTACTGTTGAATGCAGTTTTACAAAGATACTGTAGTAGCTTGTTTCAGGAGAACATTTATGAGTTACCTTCTGCACAGCCTTTGGTGACACACTGACCATTTGCCAGTCTAAGCTCCACCCTGAGGGGTCCAGGAGCAGCTACTGGTGGAGGAGGAGGAACAGTGTTGACCTCCACAACCAGAGCTTCCACAGCAGTGGCAGAATATCTACACTGGAAGAGAAGCCTACACAAACAGTGAACTTCTTGGATTTGTTTATTGAGCTCTAGTCACGATAAGACACAAATGACTTACTCAAAATGGCTGTCTCTTGTGATGGAGCCAAGAGGTCCAATCCCCACTTCATAGGATGAAGTCATTCTGTTCTCATAAACCACATAGCCGTTTTCCTCCTATCAACAGGAAGATGGACAAAGTCAAATCTGTTCAAGGACATCAAAATCAACAGCTAACTCACCATCATGCTTGTGCCACAGGCTGTGACAGGAAACTGGTATATGGCAAAGGAAGGTGTGGAACCAACAGGAGCACAAGGTGGATCACTTCCACCCAGTAGATGGATTGAATCCAGACTCAGATGAGGCAGTGTAACATCTCTAGCCACCACTAACACAAACTGACCATCTCTGATACACTGGACAGTCACTGTAATGAGAAGAAAGAGACCAAGTCATCAGAGAAACTGTTTGACAGGTAAGGTTTTACTAGTTTAACAATCTTACCTGACATCCCATAATAACACTGCTGTCCATTAAAGCAGCAGTTGATAGCTTCACACTCAGCACCACTGATACCAGGTTGTCCACATTGGATCTGCTCAGAATCAGCAACGCTACACATGTTAAGAGGATCCGTTTTCAGCACTGGCAGCTGCTGTGGTTGTTTttgttgctgctgtggtggtTGCTGCGGTTGTTTttgttgctgctgtggtggtTGCTGCGGTTGTTTttgttgctgctgtggtggtTGCTGCGGTTGTTTttgttgctgctgtggtggtTGCTGCGGTTGTTTttgttgctgctgtggtggtTGCTGCGGTTGTTTttgttgctgctgtggtggtTGCTGCAGTTGTTTttgttgctgctgtggtggtTGCTGCAGTTGTTTttgttgctgctgtggtggATGCTGCGGTGGTTTTTGTTGCTGCTTCTGCTGAAACTGAAACATCTGAGGAGACTGTTGTCCAGGTTGTTGATAGACTGAAGCTTGAGGAATCTGGGGTGAATTACTCCTCCATGGAACAGCATGGCAGAAAGCACAAAACCACACAAACAGCACCAACTGCCTCATAAACCAACTCTCTCCCATTGTTCCAGAATTTAGTATACCACCAATGTGTTTCCCTACTCTTTATATATTCTGCACACTGCCACTTTAACACTGGTCCCTCCCTGTTCAATTAACAATCATGGTCCTTCAGATTAACCCTAAGTGCCAACAAGCCGCCACTAATTATAATTAATAAACGTGCCTGCGCTAACATTGGACAATACCAAGAGTTTTACTAAATGATCTCATCTTTACAGCATGACAAACAGCAATTCTagaggacaatttttttttacattgtgtgCAAGAGGAATGCATTTAAACCAGCCAATGTGGTATTTAAACTAAGGCTGAAGAAGTGCTATACTCTGTAGACTTTATTGAATCTTTTCCAAAAGAGGCATTCATGGATAAACAAACCGTAAAGGCAGATCTTTTTACTGAGATCTTTCACATGCACAGACTTACTCTGATTATGCTTAATAAGCTAATCACTTGTAAGGTGGTGTCTACTCACTGAAATCTTTTCTTTAAAGTTAAATCCAATCAGCACATGTAGACTTCTGTCCGTTTCACCCAATCTATTGTTAACGCCTgaaaggtgctgtgtgtagaCTTTAGCTGCATCTAACGGTAAGATTATGAATTGTAACCAACatctcagtccacagctcacccctccctttagaatcacatagagaagctacagtagccgccacaagacaaacacatcatcATCTGAGACAGCATAATGATGAAATGTGTTcagtagagcagtttgtccatttaaggctacagtagaaacatgatggtgacttccatgtaagggaacccgtggtgtatgtagctaaaaacgtctcattcaaaagtaataaaaacaatacagtttattacataaagtctttatacaccactgttGGTATAGTCATgtacattaaattacatttctgtcaagatatcCTTCTAAAGTTACACAATACCCATTTCCATTGCACATCCAAAAACTCCTTTAAACAATTTTCTCCAACTAATCCTGACCTTGTGCATTGATCCAAGGATGAAGCATGACTTTAAACCAGGAGTGGGGAATCCTGGTCCTGAAGTGCCACTGTCCTGAAAAAATCTAatctaagggtgttttcacatatacactatttaggtcggcccaaatgacgtgtcgctccgagtacggtgcgtttgggtcagtgtgaacacaaaagccgcactcgggtgcgcactaaacggccgctccgagaccgctctaaacaggtggtctcggagcggctgtcgccgaactctggtgtgacccacctgtggtgtgaacactgccggacctcgggccgaaccaaatacaggaagttctccacatgtctgagccactgggcttccgttatgacgtgagccgggtgttatattgtgggttaacaacaaacaagccaatcctggtccgttgcggagagattcgctgtctcctttgcgtttgagctgatgattttgtAGGTGCATGGCTGTCCTCCACGCACTGGTGGTGACATTGCGGGCTTTTTGGCGAGcggctccgtgagaaaggcttaaatagaacagctacgcaattttgtgttaaagcaaagaaactttgcaaagacgtgcatcgtttatctccacatcttgatagctgcgctctccctgtcaggctggttgtcgtggaaacgtgggggtggtcatgagacggtaagagctgtcagagaccaatgacagcactgaccgttgtcacatggtgtacggtgcggcatttcgagtaaagtaaaaaatatatatatatgtgaacacggaccgcactaactgaaaaatgatacaatgtattttattggactttcatggatcatttcccccttccgacaatcccAGCTATGTCCTGAGTATCGtgatggttctacagattattttatcatatacgtcatcaagacgtATTTTGGAATATTAACCGTTATAAAATTGCCTATTATTCCTAGTTTATCGTATATTGTTGTAATATACtaatgacttgcgaatgtaatgctcagttaacttgaataaaccaggtttcatgacgtatgcagccttcatatgcgacctccgcagggtacagccttcggattgagaaacggccaaagtgaagttgatgggACAGCAGAGATTATCAGCTTGTTGATTTGTGGCAACAGCACGAATGTTTATACAACGTgtcttttaaaaattattccaagcactatcattgaaatttcttcctgcaaatcgtccgccatgcttattctgaagtcttGCAAGATTTTGTGGGATTTtctgtgttcacagtcgagactctggttaaaatctgtttgtgtgtggtgtgctgtctttcacacataatggcacaccacacactataggagcaaaacgcttaaatctaggattttttatcctcatgctctatcacatttaaaaaatcttataagatgtaaaaaatcttttggtgtgtacacagcCTAATGGAGACACTGCATAGGGAAGCAGAGTGttagatgtaatgcaacacatttaaCTACAGAAAAGAAAAAGAGCCATCAAGTGCCTAGGTTaggaaaagaggaaagatgaggagaaacatacagaagataaaagtatgtgtgctgctatatataatgaagtataatataaAGTATATCTAATATGTCATgtagcttgctatgcagttacacagagcagtattatttttttctgtccaactaGCTGATGTAGCATTAAGCACCCACTGAAAAGTTTAGGATcacttaaagtgcccatattatgaaaaattcactttttcttggttttggggtgttattttgtgtctctgatgctcccacacgcatacaaacttggaaaaaaatccatccatgctgttttgagtgagatacacgtttctgaatgtcctctgccttgagtctcagatcgcgcgagttcaaactcagctctGTTGTGACGTCACAaaacgtttcgtcacattcagtttgaattttcccgcccaccaccccacttgcaggtctccacccaccagggagctagagagagcacagagcagtcagtcACTTTGCTGTTACCCTCtgtgctgttatcatgtctcactgaaataacagcgtaatttggatattatggaatatactcccgcctacttttaaaaacacagttttaacgcgtggttattggaacccggagtaatcttatatacagtgtgttacgacgcaaatagtcctcagattgtaggcgataagacctTCTGAATAAAGTTCTGAATAAAGAAAGTGTCAGGTTGCAATATTTTAATTCCTACTGGCCACCGTCAAAAGTCCAAAAGGATTTCCGTTTTCATTTAtgtttcttaaaaatgtttttatgcctttattttactatttaatgGGATGAATATTGGGATTTCAGTGTGAAAACAAAGCATGATTGGTAGGTAGTGAtgttcaaaaacacacaaacctgTAGATGTGGTAAAGAAGTAAACTCAAAGACAAATAAGTTGGCATTAGTTGAAGTTTACTCAAAATTTACAGTTCTCTTATTCACATGCCCTCACATGAGGGTTGGGCGGTATATCAAGTTTTGGTAATATATTGGTATTTTTTCCAGCAGGATACATGATGAGACAATACATAAACAAAGGCTTTTGTGGACTTCCACATACagtagaatcaataacaacagagtcctttacagtagtttatttctgataacaaggaaATTAAATTACAGGTAAATTACCTTTGATCATATATCATATCTAATGCATATCAACTATTACACGTATCAACTATTATGACGTTActctgtaaaatgaatgtatacacactcttagaaaggatttacacatctttgtgcgttaGCTTTTAACACAAgctgtgtaaaaaaacacaaaattttagtgtgttgtcccaaaattaacactaatgtgttgtttttaacacattcattctaAGAGTGCAATATTAGCTACAGGGGTTACATAAGGCACCTTAAAGAGACacaccacttttttggaaatatgctcattttccagctcctctagagttaaacatttgattcttaacattttggaatccattcagatgatctctgggtctggcggtaccacttttagcatagcttagcataatccattgaatctgattagaccattagcatcacactaaaaaataaccaaagagtttcaatattttttctatttaaaacttgactcttctgtagttacatcgtgtactaagactgacaggaaattaaaagttgtgattttctaggcagatatggctatgaactatactcagtgttgggaacgttactttaaaaaagtaattagttatagttactaattacttctcacaaatagtaactgagttagtaactgcgttacattattataaaagtaattaattaccaggaaaagtaattactgcgttacttaaaaaaatatatatatttcaaataacttgaatgccccttacaaaattaaatatgttaaatgactaaaatggacactaaagagaaatcactaattttgtggcagcatgtgacgatgtgaggtgctttattagatcagaattacttgcCACAGACGTGGAGAGACTTTTTCTTCATGGGCATAAGTTGCACGTTACacaaacattcttgcctttcaccTCAACAATGGAAAAGTAGTGCTCTATACTTCGTGTTTGCGACAGCTACCTTTGAGCTTGTTGTACAGTACTTGCCATCGCCCTGTCGCCGGTGTTTTCGGAGTGATTGATGCGCGATGACCGGGCTGCATGTCAGTGCTTTGAGATGGGGCACAGCAGCAGCACCGTccgctgctcgttgagaagagaaaacgacgcgtactttcatgtcagtctacaaaagtctccaaccacgccagaaaagatagctagatttgtcctataaagtcgctaaagtgatagaaagttgctaaatctagcgacaaagtgaCCAAGTTGCTCAGACTTTTTAACACTGCTCGGCTCGCTCCTCGGACTCGGACTGCGCGTGTGGGCGGGCCTTTTTGTGAactctgcctctggttggctaccgatggaaattaagccaatcaccATCCGTTATGTttctcacaacacacacaagagaAAAAAAGTGTTTGGCTGAGAGAGTGAGCATACGCGGCTGAAAATCACTTCAGTGAGATCAATTTTAGTAACGCGCaacattttaatgtcagtaacgaTAACAGCGTTATAACGGgggaaacagtaatttatttggGTGGGTGTCGTGAAACACTTAAAGATTTCCCTTACCTTTGAGAACCGTTAAAGggattatactgtatgcaaGACCCTTAAATTATTCTtagtatttgtttcagagatcagtttagccactagccagaccgataaatACCGTTGTGTGTGccctgctgtaacatggctgcagaagcgcaatgatattacacagtgcctgaaaatagtcccctgctattgaaatttaccaaggggactactttcaggccctgcgtaatatcattgcgcctgctccAGCCATGGTACgacagcaaagttcttgattattacgccagaatgagagtatagttcctagctatatcggcctagaaatcgcaacttttaattttctgtcggttttagtacacgatgtaactacagaagagtcaagttttaaataggaaaaatatcaaaactctttggttattaattcaatgaattatgctaagctatgcaaaaagtggtaccgccagacccggagatcagctgaatggattccaaaacagtaaaaatcaaatgtttacctcTAAAGCTGGGCGTACACGGTGCGAATTCTGACGGTCGGAACGTCGTGAGCTCTCGCACACGACACGAGTGAGTTTATGCGAAAATAATTCGGACGCAGTCACACACGACAAGATTTTACTGTACGACTTGACGAATTCTGACGTAAGCATTTTCGCAGCTGTGAGTGGcagaatgtacaaaaaaaaccAAGAAGAATACGACAAAGATATTGGCTTAAGTGCAGAAAACCGCCTGGAATTTCTGttcttttgtatttctgtttatgcaTTCCGAAATTGCAATATAGGTCTATAGCTGTTGCGGTGAAGGAATTTCTCTGGCAGTGGTTTTTCGTGCTAGCGCATATGCGGTTTTACCGTCTTAATATATCATGATTGTAAATATCTATATTGCTATTATTAAtgttacacacacatatatatatatacatttaaatatgacctttaaaaaacaaattcagtgggcctatttatttatttgtaaatgcagaATGAGTAGCAAGATAAAGCTTAAGCAAGGTAAGCTAACACGTCTTTCCCTTTATGATTAAATTATTAAGACAATACATCTACAgctaaatattaatttgtaaaacgaaaatcatttaatttaatataaagcaCATTGTCTAGGCTTGTTTGCATTGTCTAGTGCAAATGTACACGGAACCTCGGTCAATGCGGTGTCTTGAAGTAAAAGTGAGCCCGCAACATTTGTGCTCCTGTaactgtacaaaataaatgccaTACAGAAGGCATTGCATATTAATATATGGCATTTTCTCAGTAGGTAAATTAATACATAGCAATAAAAATATAGTATGAAAacaaattaatcattatttaaataaagtttcagagataaaacgacaaaaaaagaggccccgt
This genomic interval from Misgurnus anguillicaudatus chromosome 8, ASM2758022v2, whole genome shotgun sequence contains the following:
- the LOC141365654 gene encoding zona pellucida sperm-binding protein 4-like — its product is MGESWFMRQLVLFVWFCAFCHAVPWRSNSPQIPQASVYQQPGQQSPQMFQFQQKQQQKPPQHPPQQQQKQLQQPPQQQQKQLQQPPQQQQKQPQQPPQQQQKQPQQPPQQQQKQPQQPPQQQQKQPQQPPQQQQKQPQQPPQQQQKQPQQLPVLKTDPLNMCSVADSEQIQCGQPGISGAECEAINCCFNGQQCYYGMSVTVQCIRDGQFVLVVARDVTLPHLSLDSIHLLGGSDPPCAPVGSTPSFAIYQFPVTACGTSMMEENGYVVYENRMTSSYEVGIGPLGSITRDSHFELLFQCRYSATAVEALVVEVNTVPPPPPVAAPGPLRVELRLANGQCVTKGCAEGDEAYTSYYSDAEYPVTKVLREPVYVEVRIMERTDPNIVLMLGHCWATSTPSPLSLPQWDLLVNGCPYQDDRYLTTLVPVVGSSDLSFPTHYKRFIVKMFTFVDPASMAPLQETIFIHCSTAVCHPASGSCEQSCARKRRAVDVVSTSSEGAVVSSGPVTIIMT